In Oncorhynchus clarkii lewisi isolate Uvic-CL-2024 chromosome 24, UVic_Ocla_1.0, whole genome shotgun sequence, one DNA window encodes the following:
- the LOC139382918 gene encoding protein moonraker-like isoform X2 codes for MAANFLKESPMTLGQSKSWVTLGTNRSSRLSQNQLLFNAAMPANAYNRATQVGPPAPIVIEKLMPWVEKRDDLDSTCSSLCFSALSEERLLAAVRLAKRDLRKRRQESLNSSPIRPQPEETTPIKNNVEQQKVVVPKGRSKTAGPKEDVIQSGAKVLVYTPQKYVSIPPGPDHGRSPPTKDPGPRQTASKEPHTALSQEVRRLQRELANFIQRIDQLANRGRMVVEPLEPDEQRRVVVRRQEQAARSARIIYVLQQQVKEIQEDLDKLRSQKIQHTNKSRAMDRLAAAHRGAVRAMQVFTNQLSDTSEGRMPSYYKELGQLIRQLSLCSAKVEVGQGSAVPETALDILLKLETLDTALSKQESHAQRRQARVRSSSPARHRRSPHRSTSPPRPPRGPVTRGLRGPRRAAGPKKSFPDRRAVPRHQQPPGATEPPPHLHRSQMQSLVHLREFREGVGQVPNSQGGPLHPDRTKQGAHVRDAGFQQPTVASRLRVCQHSQKEASVPWIPTSPHSPKQQQQRSPQKGPEPRCLFSPLKPSSGPSEQQLVGVVTAEQDQGLTSDRQRQAHNEAIRQAWLDRMTMQRLRDLNQLSKDEAERIQRLRSEVGSPTQWAERAEQEARGRLQPLLNQALQMGAAASQTWDRKSTSSLRHQLSEQAADRAAESAEVLSEALLEELLADAARAAWTVETDRRTEGLAQLQLQAPTLESMLLRMEEMEKDQEAVRRRFATLTYSDPYYWSRRDTTGPQRSVPISRPVSPQPVRITRPALRHTTTADIVLESPVETGHSVLFEGSIREEVSPGQPGGSSTFPAPGERWGDGTRISVPASMQRNIQQYRQDHEAYLRLVAHEAVGSFNPWAIADSLSEELMSEALADVAAEFQDVCEEYAEAVFTSEFLQPITSPPASVPPLDIQ; via the exons atggctgcaaactttctgaAGGAGTCTCCGATGACATTAGGACAATCGAAAAGCTGGGTCACATTAGGTACAAATCGTAGCTCTCGACTTTCTCAGAACCAG TTACTTTTCAATGCAGCCATGCCTGCCAACGCCTATAACCGTGCTACCCAAGTTGGCCCACCTGCACCCATTGTGATTGAGAAGCTGATGCCCTGGGTAGAGAAGCGGGATGACCTGGATAGCACCTGcagctctctgtgtttctctgctctgTCTGAGGAGCGTCTGCTGGCTGCAGTCAGGCTGGCCAAGAGAGATCTGAGGAAGAGACGACAGGAGTCATTGAACAGCTCCCCCATCAGACCACAGCCAGAGGAGACCACTCCCATCAAGAACAATGTGGAGCAG CAGAAGGTGGTTGTTCCTAAGGGGAGGTCCAAGACCGCCGGCCCCAAAGAAGATGTGATTCAGTCTGGAGCCAAGGTGCTTGTTTACACCCCCCAGAAGTACGTCTCCATACCCCCTGGGCCTGATCATGGCCGGTCCCCCCCAACCAAAGACCCAGGCCCAAGGCAAACAGCCAGCAAGGAGCCCCACACAGCCCTCAGCCAGGAAGTCCGCAGGCTGCAGAGAGAGCTGGCCAACTTCATCCAGAGAATAGATCAGCTGGCTAACAGAG GGCGAATGGTTGTAGAGCCCTTGGAGCCTGATGAGCAGCGCAGGGTGGTGGTCCGCAGACAGGAACAGGCAGCCCGCTCTGCACGCATCATCTACGTGCTACAACAACAGGTGAAAGAGATCCAAGAGGATTTAGACAAATTACGCTCCCAGAAGATTCAGCACACAAACAAA TCCAGAGCGATGGACAGGTTGGCTGCTGCCCACAGAGGGGCGGTCAGGGCCATGCAGGTGTTCACTAATCAGCTGTCTGACACGTCTGAGGGCAGGATGCCCTCCTATTATAAAGAGCTGGGCCAGCTGATCCGCCAGCTGTCTCTGTGCTCGGCCAAGGTGGAGGTGGGCCAGGGATCAGCCGTCCCAGAGACTGCCCTAGACATCCTGCTGAAACTAGAG aCCCTGGATACTGCTCTAAGCAAACAGGAGAGTCACGCACAGAGGAGGCAGGCCCGAGTACGCAGCTCCTCCCCTGCACGCCACCGCAGGTCTCCACATCGCAGCACGTCTCCTCCCCGTCCACCCAGGGGCCCTGTCACCAGGGGTCTCAGAGGACCTCGTAGAGCAGCAGGTCCCAAGAAGTCCTTCCCTG ATAGGAGAGCGGTCCCTCGGCATCAGCAGCCCCCCGGAGCCACAGAGCCTCCTCCACACCTGCATCGCAGCCAGATGCAGAGTTTGGTCCATCTCAGAGAATTCAGGGAAGGAGTGGGGCAGGTCCCCAACAGTCAAGGAGGACCACTGCACCCCGACAGGACAAAG CAGGGAGCCCATGTGAGGGATGCAGGTTTCCAGCAGCCCACAGTGGCTTCCAGGCTGAGAGTGTGTCAGCACTCACAGAAGGAGGCCTCTGTGCCCTGGATACCCACGTCACCTCACTctcctaaacaacaacaacagcg CTCCCCTCAGAAGGGGCCAGAGCCTCGATGTCTCTTCTCCCCCCTGAAGCCCTCCTCAGGACCCTCAGAGCAGCAACTAGTTGGTGTGGTGACAGCAGAGCAGGACCAGGGTCTGACCTCTGATAGACAGAGACAAGCCCACAACGAAGCCATCAG GCAGGCCTGGCTGGACAGGATGACCATGCAGAGACTGAGGGACCTAAATCAGCTGAGTAAAGATGAAGCAGAACGCATCCAGAGACTCCG gtctgaGGTGGGCTCTCCAACCCAGTGGGCTGAGAGAGCTGAGCAGGAGGCCCGAGGGAGACTTCAGCCTCTGTTGAACCAAGCCCTG CAGATGGGAGCTGCTGCCTCTCAGACCTGGGACAGAAAGTCCACATCATCACTGAGGCATCAACTGTCTGAACAGGCTGCAGACAGA GCTGCGGAGAGCGCTGAGGTGCTGAGTGAGGCCCTGCTAGAGGAGCTGCTGGCCGATGCAGCGCGGGCCGCCTGGacggtggagacagacagacggacggagggtttggcccagctcCAGCTCCAAGCCCCCACCCTGGAGAGCATGCTGCTACGcatggaggagatggag AAAGACCAGGAAGCTGTGAGGAGGCGTTTTGCTACCCTCACATACTCAGACCCTTACTACTGGAGCAGAAGGGACACTACTG GGCCCCAGAGGTCTGTTCCAATCTCCAGGCCAGTCTCTCCTCAGCCCGTTAGGATCACCAGGCCAGCActgagacacaccaccacagctGACATTgtcctggagagccctgtggagACCGG cCACAGTGTCCTGTTTGAGGGCAGCATCAGGGAGGAGGTCTCCCCAGGTCAACCTGGCGGCAGCAGCACCTTCCCAGCCccaggggagaggtggggagacgGGACGCGAATCTCTGTGCCAGCCAGCATGCAGAGGAATATCCAGCAATACAGACAGGACCACGAGGCCTACCTCCGCCTGGTAGCCCACGAGGCTGTGGGCAGCTTCAACCCCTGGGCCATTGCAGACAG TCTGTCAGAGGAGCTTATGTCCGAGGCCCTGGCTGACGTAGCAGCAGAGTTCCAGGACGTCTGTGAGGAGTACGCAGAGGCTGTCTTCACCTCCGAGTTCCTTCAGCCAATCACGTCACCTCCTGCTTCAGTTCCACCGTTAGACATCCAATAG
- the LOC139382918 gene encoding protein moonraker-like isoform X1: MAANFLKESPMTLGQSKSWVTLGTNRSSRLSQNQLLFNAAMPANAYNRATQVGPPAPIVIEKLMPWVEKRDDLDSTCSSLCFSALSEERLLAAVRLAKRDLRKRRQESLNSSPIRPQPEETTPIKNNVEQQKVVVPKGRSKTAGPKEDVIQSGAKVLVYTPQKYVSIPPGPDHGRSPPTKDPGPRQTASKEPHTALSQEVRRLQRELANFIQRIDQLANRGRMVVEPLEPDEQRRVVVRRQEQAARSARIIYVLQQQVKEIQEDLDKLRSQKIQHTNKSRAMDRLAAAHRGAVRAMQVFTNQLSDTSEGRMPSYYKELGQLIRQLSLCSAKVEVGQGSAVPETALDILLKLETLDTALSKQESHAQRRQARVRSSSPARHRRSPHRSTSPPRPPRGPVTRGLRGPRRAAGPKKSFPADRRAVPRHQQPPGATEPPPHLHRSQMQSLVHLREFREGVGQVPNSQGGPLHPDRTKQGAHVRDAGFQQPTVASRLRVCQHSQKEASVPWIPTSPHSPKQQQQRSPQKGPEPRCLFSPLKPSSGPSEQQLVGVVTAEQDQGLTSDRQRQAHNEAIRQAWLDRMTMQRLRDLNQLSKDEAERIQRLRSEVGSPTQWAERAEQEARGRLQPLLNQALQMGAAASQTWDRKSTSSLRHQLSEQAADRAAESAEVLSEALLEELLADAARAAWTVETDRRTEGLAQLQLQAPTLESMLLRMEEMEKDQEAVRRRFATLTYSDPYYWSRRDTTGPQRSVPISRPVSPQPVRITRPALRHTTTADIVLESPVETGHSVLFEGSIREEVSPGQPGGSSTFPAPGERWGDGTRISVPASMQRNIQQYRQDHEAYLRLVAHEAVGSFNPWAIADSLSEELMSEALADVAAEFQDVCEEYAEAVFTSEFLQPITSPPASVPPLDIQ, translated from the exons atggctgcaaactttctgaAGGAGTCTCCGATGACATTAGGACAATCGAAAAGCTGGGTCACATTAGGTACAAATCGTAGCTCTCGACTTTCTCAGAACCAG TTACTTTTCAATGCAGCCATGCCTGCCAACGCCTATAACCGTGCTACCCAAGTTGGCCCACCTGCACCCATTGTGATTGAGAAGCTGATGCCCTGGGTAGAGAAGCGGGATGACCTGGATAGCACCTGcagctctctgtgtttctctgctctgTCTGAGGAGCGTCTGCTGGCTGCAGTCAGGCTGGCCAAGAGAGATCTGAGGAAGAGACGACAGGAGTCATTGAACAGCTCCCCCATCAGACCACAGCCAGAGGAGACCACTCCCATCAAGAACAATGTGGAGCAG CAGAAGGTGGTTGTTCCTAAGGGGAGGTCCAAGACCGCCGGCCCCAAAGAAGATGTGATTCAGTCTGGAGCCAAGGTGCTTGTTTACACCCCCCAGAAGTACGTCTCCATACCCCCTGGGCCTGATCATGGCCGGTCCCCCCCAACCAAAGACCCAGGCCCAAGGCAAACAGCCAGCAAGGAGCCCCACACAGCCCTCAGCCAGGAAGTCCGCAGGCTGCAGAGAGAGCTGGCCAACTTCATCCAGAGAATAGATCAGCTGGCTAACAGAG GGCGAATGGTTGTAGAGCCCTTGGAGCCTGATGAGCAGCGCAGGGTGGTGGTCCGCAGACAGGAACAGGCAGCCCGCTCTGCACGCATCATCTACGTGCTACAACAACAGGTGAAAGAGATCCAAGAGGATTTAGACAAATTACGCTCCCAGAAGATTCAGCACACAAACAAA TCCAGAGCGATGGACAGGTTGGCTGCTGCCCACAGAGGGGCGGTCAGGGCCATGCAGGTGTTCACTAATCAGCTGTCTGACACGTCTGAGGGCAGGATGCCCTCCTATTATAAAGAGCTGGGCCAGCTGATCCGCCAGCTGTCTCTGTGCTCGGCCAAGGTGGAGGTGGGCCAGGGATCAGCCGTCCCAGAGACTGCCCTAGACATCCTGCTGAAACTAGAG aCCCTGGATACTGCTCTAAGCAAACAGGAGAGTCACGCACAGAGGAGGCAGGCCCGAGTACGCAGCTCCTCCCCTGCACGCCACCGCAGGTCTCCACATCGCAGCACGTCTCCTCCCCGTCCACCCAGGGGCCCTGTCACCAGGGGTCTCAGAGGACCTCGTAGAGCAGCAGGTCCCAAGAAGTCCTTCCCTG CAGATAGGAGAGCGGTCCCTCGGCATCAGCAGCCCCCCGGAGCCACAGAGCCTCCTCCACACCTGCATCGCAGCCAGATGCAGAGTTTGGTCCATCTCAGAGAATTCAGGGAAGGAGTGGGGCAGGTCCCCAACAGTCAAGGAGGACCACTGCACCCCGACAGGACAAAG CAGGGAGCCCATGTGAGGGATGCAGGTTTCCAGCAGCCCACAGTGGCTTCCAGGCTGAGAGTGTGTCAGCACTCACAGAAGGAGGCCTCTGTGCCCTGGATACCCACGTCACCTCACTctcctaaacaacaacaacagcg CTCCCCTCAGAAGGGGCCAGAGCCTCGATGTCTCTTCTCCCCCCTGAAGCCCTCCTCAGGACCCTCAGAGCAGCAACTAGTTGGTGTGGTGACAGCAGAGCAGGACCAGGGTCTGACCTCTGATAGACAGAGACAAGCCCACAACGAAGCCATCAG GCAGGCCTGGCTGGACAGGATGACCATGCAGAGACTGAGGGACCTAAATCAGCTGAGTAAAGATGAAGCAGAACGCATCCAGAGACTCCG gtctgaGGTGGGCTCTCCAACCCAGTGGGCTGAGAGAGCTGAGCAGGAGGCCCGAGGGAGACTTCAGCCTCTGTTGAACCAAGCCCTG CAGATGGGAGCTGCTGCCTCTCAGACCTGGGACAGAAAGTCCACATCATCACTGAGGCATCAACTGTCTGAACAGGCTGCAGACAGA GCTGCGGAGAGCGCTGAGGTGCTGAGTGAGGCCCTGCTAGAGGAGCTGCTGGCCGATGCAGCGCGGGCCGCCTGGacggtggagacagacagacggacggagggtttggcccagctcCAGCTCCAAGCCCCCACCCTGGAGAGCATGCTGCTACGcatggaggagatggag AAAGACCAGGAAGCTGTGAGGAGGCGTTTTGCTACCCTCACATACTCAGACCCTTACTACTGGAGCAGAAGGGACACTACTG GGCCCCAGAGGTCTGTTCCAATCTCCAGGCCAGTCTCTCCTCAGCCCGTTAGGATCACCAGGCCAGCActgagacacaccaccacagctGACATTgtcctggagagccctgtggagACCGG cCACAGTGTCCTGTTTGAGGGCAGCATCAGGGAGGAGGTCTCCCCAGGTCAACCTGGCGGCAGCAGCACCTTCCCAGCCccaggggagaggtggggagacgGGACGCGAATCTCTGTGCCAGCCAGCATGCAGAGGAATATCCAGCAATACAGACAGGACCACGAGGCCTACCTCCGCCTGGTAGCCCACGAGGCTGTGGGCAGCTTCAACCCCTGGGCCATTGCAGACAG TCTGTCAGAGGAGCTTATGTCCGAGGCCCTGGCTGACGTAGCAGCAGAGTTCCAGGACGTCTGTGAGGAGTACGCAGAGGCTGTCTTCACCTCCGAGTTCCTTCAGCCAATCACGTCACCTCCTGCTTCAGTTCCACCGTTAGACATCCAATAG
- the LOC139382918 gene encoding protein moonraker-like isoform X6, with amino-acid sequence MAANFLKESPMTLGQSKSWVTLGTNRSSRLSQNQLLFNAAMPANAYNRATQVGPPAPIVIEKLMPWVEKRDDLDSTCSSLCFSALSEERLLAAVRLAKRDLRKRRQESLNSSPIRPQPEETTPIKNNVEQQKVVVPKGRSKTAGPKEDVIQSGAKVLVYTPQKYVSIPPGPDHGRSPPTKDPGPRQTASKEPHTALSQEVRRLQRELANFIQRIDQLANRGRMVVEPLEPDEQRRVVVRRQEQAARSARIIYVLQQQVKEIQEDLDKLRSQKIQHTNKSRAMDRLAAAHRGAVRAMQVFTNQLSDTSEGRMPSYYKELGQLIRQLSLCSAKVEVGQGSAVPETALDILLKLETLDTALSKQESHAQRRQARVRSSSPARHRRSPHRSTSPPRPPRGPVTRGLRGPRRAAGPKKSFPDRRAVPRHQQPPGATEPPPHLHRSQMQSLVHLREFREGVGQVPNSQGGPLHPDRTKGAHVRDAGFQQPTVASRLRVCQHSQKEASVPWIPTSPHSPKQQQQRSPQKGPEPRCLFSPLKPSSGPSEQQLVGVVTAEQDQGLTSDRQRQAHNEAIRQAWLDRMTMQRLRDLNQLSKDEAERIQRLRSEVGSPTQWAERAEQEARGRLQPLLNQALQMGAAASQTWDRKSTSSLRHQLSEQAADRAAESAEVLSEALLEELLADAARAAWTVETDRRTEGLAQLQLQAPTLESMLLRMEEMEKDQEAVRRRFATLTYSDPYYWSRRDTTGPQRSVPISRPVSPQPVRITRPALRHTTTADIVLESPVETGHSVLFEGSIREEVSPGQPGGSSTFPAPGERWGDGTRISVPASMQRNIQQYRQDHEAYLRLVAHEAVGSFNPWAIADSLSEELMSEALADVAAEFQDVCEEYAEAVFTSEFLQPITSPPASVPPLDIQ; translated from the exons atggctgcaaactttctgaAGGAGTCTCCGATGACATTAGGACAATCGAAAAGCTGGGTCACATTAGGTACAAATCGTAGCTCTCGACTTTCTCAGAACCAG TTACTTTTCAATGCAGCCATGCCTGCCAACGCCTATAACCGTGCTACCCAAGTTGGCCCACCTGCACCCATTGTGATTGAGAAGCTGATGCCCTGGGTAGAGAAGCGGGATGACCTGGATAGCACCTGcagctctctgtgtttctctgctctgTCTGAGGAGCGTCTGCTGGCTGCAGTCAGGCTGGCCAAGAGAGATCTGAGGAAGAGACGACAGGAGTCATTGAACAGCTCCCCCATCAGACCACAGCCAGAGGAGACCACTCCCATCAAGAACAATGTGGAGCAG CAGAAGGTGGTTGTTCCTAAGGGGAGGTCCAAGACCGCCGGCCCCAAAGAAGATGTGATTCAGTCTGGAGCCAAGGTGCTTGTTTACACCCCCCAGAAGTACGTCTCCATACCCCCTGGGCCTGATCATGGCCGGTCCCCCCCAACCAAAGACCCAGGCCCAAGGCAAACAGCCAGCAAGGAGCCCCACACAGCCCTCAGCCAGGAAGTCCGCAGGCTGCAGAGAGAGCTGGCCAACTTCATCCAGAGAATAGATCAGCTGGCTAACAGAG GGCGAATGGTTGTAGAGCCCTTGGAGCCTGATGAGCAGCGCAGGGTGGTGGTCCGCAGACAGGAACAGGCAGCCCGCTCTGCACGCATCATCTACGTGCTACAACAACAGGTGAAAGAGATCCAAGAGGATTTAGACAAATTACGCTCCCAGAAGATTCAGCACACAAACAAA TCCAGAGCGATGGACAGGTTGGCTGCTGCCCACAGAGGGGCGGTCAGGGCCATGCAGGTGTTCACTAATCAGCTGTCTGACACGTCTGAGGGCAGGATGCCCTCCTATTATAAAGAGCTGGGCCAGCTGATCCGCCAGCTGTCTCTGTGCTCGGCCAAGGTGGAGGTGGGCCAGGGATCAGCCGTCCCAGAGACTGCCCTAGACATCCTGCTGAAACTAGAG aCCCTGGATACTGCTCTAAGCAAACAGGAGAGTCACGCACAGAGGAGGCAGGCCCGAGTACGCAGCTCCTCCCCTGCACGCCACCGCAGGTCTCCACATCGCAGCACGTCTCCTCCCCGTCCACCCAGGGGCCCTGTCACCAGGGGTCTCAGAGGACCTCGTAGAGCAGCAGGTCCCAAGAAGTCCTTCCCTG ATAGGAGAGCGGTCCCTCGGCATCAGCAGCCCCCCGGAGCCACAGAGCCTCCTCCACACCTGCATCGCAGCCAGATGCAGAGTTTGGTCCATCTCAGAGAATTCAGGGAAGGAGTGGGGCAGGTCCCCAACAGTCAAGGAGGACCACTGCACCCCGACAGGACAAAG GGAGCCCATGTGAGGGATGCAGGTTTCCAGCAGCCCACAGTGGCTTCCAGGCTGAGAGTGTGTCAGCACTCACAGAAGGAGGCCTCTGTGCCCTGGATACCCACGTCACCTCACTctcctaaacaacaacaacagcg CTCCCCTCAGAAGGGGCCAGAGCCTCGATGTCTCTTCTCCCCCCTGAAGCCCTCCTCAGGACCCTCAGAGCAGCAACTAGTTGGTGTGGTGACAGCAGAGCAGGACCAGGGTCTGACCTCTGATAGACAGAGACAAGCCCACAACGAAGCCATCAG GCAGGCCTGGCTGGACAGGATGACCATGCAGAGACTGAGGGACCTAAATCAGCTGAGTAAAGATGAAGCAGAACGCATCCAGAGACTCCG gtctgaGGTGGGCTCTCCAACCCAGTGGGCTGAGAGAGCTGAGCAGGAGGCCCGAGGGAGACTTCAGCCTCTGTTGAACCAAGCCCTG CAGATGGGAGCTGCTGCCTCTCAGACCTGGGACAGAAAGTCCACATCATCACTGAGGCATCAACTGTCTGAACAGGCTGCAGACAGA GCTGCGGAGAGCGCTGAGGTGCTGAGTGAGGCCCTGCTAGAGGAGCTGCTGGCCGATGCAGCGCGGGCCGCCTGGacggtggagacagacagacggacggagggtttggcccagctcCAGCTCCAAGCCCCCACCCTGGAGAGCATGCTGCTACGcatggaggagatggag AAAGACCAGGAAGCTGTGAGGAGGCGTTTTGCTACCCTCACATACTCAGACCCTTACTACTGGAGCAGAAGGGACACTACTG GGCCCCAGAGGTCTGTTCCAATCTCCAGGCCAGTCTCTCCTCAGCCCGTTAGGATCACCAGGCCAGCActgagacacaccaccacagctGACATTgtcctggagagccctgtggagACCGG cCACAGTGTCCTGTTTGAGGGCAGCATCAGGGAGGAGGTCTCCCCAGGTCAACCTGGCGGCAGCAGCACCTTCCCAGCCccaggggagaggtggggagacgGGACGCGAATCTCTGTGCCAGCCAGCATGCAGAGGAATATCCAGCAATACAGACAGGACCACGAGGCCTACCTCCGCCTGGTAGCCCACGAGGCTGTGGGCAGCTTCAACCCCTGGGCCATTGCAGACAG TCTGTCAGAGGAGCTTATGTCCGAGGCCCTGGCTGACGTAGCAGCAGAGTTCCAGGACGTCTGTGAGGAGTACGCAGAGGCTGTCTTCACCTCCGAGTTCCTTCAGCCAATCACGTCACCTCCTGCTTCAGTTCCACCGTTAGACATCCAATAG
- the LOC139382918 gene encoding protein moonraker-like isoform X7 — MAANFLKESPMTLGQSKSWVTLGTNRSSRLSQNQLLFNAAMPANAYNRATQVGPPAPIVIEKLMPWVEKRDDLDSTCSSLCFSALSEERLLAAVRLAKRDLRKRRQESLNSSPIRPQPEETTPIKNNVEQKVVVPKGRSKTAGPKEDVIQSGAKVLVYTPQKYVSIPPGPDHGRSPPTKDPGPRQTASKEPHTALSQEVRRLQRELANFIQRIDQLANRGRMVVEPLEPDEQRRVVVRRQEQAARSARIIYVLQQQVKEIQEDLDKLRSQKIQHTNKSRAMDRLAAAHRGAVRAMQVFTNQLSDTSEGRMPSYYKELGQLIRQLSLCSAKVEVGQGSAVPETALDILLKLETLDTALSKQESHAQRRQARVRSSSPARHRRSPHRSTSPPRPPRGPVTRGLRGPRRAAGPKKSFPADRRAVPRHQQPPGATEPPPHLHRSQMQSLVHLREFREGVGQVPNSQGGPLHPDRTKGAHVRDAGFQQPTVASRLRVCQHSQKEASVPWIPTSPHSPKQQQQRSPQKGPEPRCLFSPLKPSSGPSEQQLVGVVTAEQDQGLTSDRQRQAHNEAIRQAWLDRMTMQRLRDLNQLSKDEAERIQRLRSEVGSPTQWAERAEQEARGRLQPLLNQALMGAAASQTWDRKSTSSLRHQLSEQAADRAAESAEVLSEALLEELLADAARAAWTVETDRRTEGLAQLQLQAPTLESMLLRMEEMEKDQEAVRRRFATLTYSDPYYWSRRDTTGPQRSVPISRPVSPQPVRITRPALRHTTTADIVLESPVETGHSVLFEGSIREEVSPGQPGGSSTFPAPGERWGDGTRISVPASMQRNIQQYRQDHEAYLRLVAHEAVGSFNPWAIADSLSEELMSEALADVAAEFQDVCEEYAEAVFTSEFLQPITSPPASVPPLDIQ; from the exons atggctgcaaactttctgaAGGAGTCTCCGATGACATTAGGACAATCGAAAAGCTGGGTCACATTAGGTACAAATCGTAGCTCTCGACTTTCTCAGAACCAG TTACTTTTCAATGCAGCCATGCCTGCCAACGCCTATAACCGTGCTACCCAAGTTGGCCCACCTGCACCCATTGTGATTGAGAAGCTGATGCCCTGGGTAGAGAAGCGGGATGACCTGGATAGCACCTGcagctctctgtgtttctctgctctgTCTGAGGAGCGTCTGCTGGCTGCAGTCAGGCTGGCCAAGAGAGATCTGAGGAAGAGACGACAGGAGTCATTGAACAGCTCCCCCATCAGACCACAGCCAGAGGAGACCACTCCCATCAAGAACAATGTGGAGCAG AAGGTGGTTGTTCCTAAGGGGAGGTCCAAGACCGCCGGCCCCAAAGAAGATGTGATTCAGTCTGGAGCCAAGGTGCTTGTTTACACCCCCCAGAAGTACGTCTCCATACCCCCTGGGCCTGATCATGGCCGGTCCCCCCCAACCAAAGACCCAGGCCCAAGGCAAACAGCCAGCAAGGAGCCCCACACAGCCCTCAGCCAGGAAGTCCGCAGGCTGCAGAGAGAGCTGGCCAACTTCATCCAGAGAATAGATCAGCTGGCTAACAGAG GGCGAATGGTTGTAGAGCCCTTGGAGCCTGATGAGCAGCGCAGGGTGGTGGTCCGCAGACAGGAACAGGCAGCCCGCTCTGCACGCATCATCTACGTGCTACAACAACAGGTGAAAGAGATCCAAGAGGATTTAGACAAATTACGCTCCCAGAAGATTCAGCACACAAACAAA TCCAGAGCGATGGACAGGTTGGCTGCTGCCCACAGAGGGGCGGTCAGGGCCATGCAGGTGTTCACTAATCAGCTGTCTGACACGTCTGAGGGCAGGATGCCCTCCTATTATAAAGAGCTGGGCCAGCTGATCCGCCAGCTGTCTCTGTGCTCGGCCAAGGTGGAGGTGGGCCAGGGATCAGCCGTCCCAGAGACTGCCCTAGACATCCTGCTGAAACTAGAG aCCCTGGATACTGCTCTAAGCAAACAGGAGAGTCACGCACAGAGGAGGCAGGCCCGAGTACGCAGCTCCTCCCCTGCACGCCACCGCAGGTCTCCACATCGCAGCACGTCTCCTCCCCGTCCACCCAGGGGCCCTGTCACCAGGGGTCTCAGAGGACCTCGTAGAGCAGCAGGTCCCAAGAAGTCCTTCCCTG CAGATAGGAGAGCGGTCCCTCGGCATCAGCAGCCCCCCGGAGCCACAGAGCCTCCTCCACACCTGCATCGCAGCCAGATGCAGAGTTTGGTCCATCTCAGAGAATTCAGGGAAGGAGTGGGGCAGGTCCCCAACAGTCAAGGAGGACCACTGCACCCCGACAGGACAAAG GGAGCCCATGTGAGGGATGCAGGTTTCCAGCAGCCCACAGTGGCTTCCAGGCTGAGAGTGTGTCAGCACTCACAGAAGGAGGCCTCTGTGCCCTGGATACCCACGTCACCTCACTctcctaaacaacaacaacagcg CTCCCCTCAGAAGGGGCCAGAGCCTCGATGTCTCTTCTCCCCCCTGAAGCCCTCCTCAGGACCCTCAGAGCAGCAACTAGTTGGTGTGGTGACAGCAGAGCAGGACCAGGGTCTGACCTCTGATAGACAGAGACAAGCCCACAACGAAGCCATCAG GCAGGCCTGGCTGGACAGGATGACCATGCAGAGACTGAGGGACCTAAATCAGCTGAGTAAAGATGAAGCAGAACGCATCCAGAGACTCCG gtctgaGGTGGGCTCTCCAACCCAGTGGGCTGAGAGAGCTGAGCAGGAGGCCCGAGGGAGACTTCAGCCTCTGTTGAACCAAGCCCTG ATGGGAGCTGCTGCCTCTCAGACCTGGGACAGAAAGTCCACATCATCACTGAGGCATCAACTGTCTGAACAGGCTGCAGACAGA GCTGCGGAGAGCGCTGAGGTGCTGAGTGAGGCCCTGCTAGAGGAGCTGCTGGCCGATGCAGCGCGGGCCGCCTGGacggtggagacagacagacggacggagggtttggcccagctcCAGCTCCAAGCCCCCACCCTGGAGAGCATGCTGCTACGcatggaggagatggag AAAGACCAGGAAGCTGTGAGGAGGCGTTTTGCTACCCTCACATACTCAGACCCTTACTACTGGAGCAGAAGGGACACTACTG GGCCCCAGAGGTCTGTTCCAATCTCCAGGCCAGTCTCTCCTCAGCCCGTTAGGATCACCAGGCCAGCActgagacacaccaccacagctGACATTgtcctggagagccctgtggagACCGG cCACAGTGTCCTGTTTGAGGGCAGCATCAGGGAGGAGGTCTCCCCAGGTCAACCTGGCGGCAGCAGCACCTTCCCAGCCccaggggagaggtggggagacgGGACGCGAATCTCTGTGCCAGCCAGCATGCAGAGGAATATCCAGCAATACAGACAGGACCACGAGGCCTACCTCCGCCTGGTAGCCCACGAGGCTGTGGGCAGCTTCAACCCCTGGGCCATTGCAGACAG TCTGTCAGAGGAGCTTATGTCCGAGGCCCTGGCTGACGTAGCAGCAGAGTTCCAGGACGTCTGTGAGGAGTACGCAGAGGCTGTCTTCACCTCCGAGTTCCTTCAGCCAATCACGTCACCTCCTGCTTCAGTTCCACCGTTAGACATCCAATAG